One region of Triticum aestivum cultivar Chinese Spring chromosome 6B, IWGSC CS RefSeq v2.1, whole genome shotgun sequence genomic DNA includes:
- the LOC123137435 gene encoding uncharacterized protein isoform X1 — MADSNPDSIKRYTPPVHRNRANNRRKAGADRAEKANYSYNNDGEKSHVPSLKNLPPIIHHDAFVSNAQNDYSHARLIPLEGCSASEASQLLSERWAAAMNMYNDPNDSPDKPVMYAGSGGLSWGQGHMKLPHQMNFLEDLRRAVDAQTGLAAALSTWN; from the exons ATGGCGGATAGCAACCCGGACAGCATCAAGAGATACACGCCTCCCGTGCACAG GAATCGTGCAAACAATCGCCGCAAGGCTGGAG CAGATAGGGCTGAGAAAGCCAACTATTCATACAACAATGATGGAGAGAAGAGCCATGTTCCTTCACTAAAGAACCTTCCTCCAATTATCCATCATGATGCGTTTGTCAGCAATGCTCAAAATGATTACAGTCATGCCAGATTAATACCATTGGAAGGATGTTCTGCCAGTGAGGCTTCACAGCTTCTCAGTGAAC GTTGGGCTGCTGCAATGAACATGTATAATGACCCAAATGATTCCCCTG ATAAACCAGTGATGTACGCTGGATCTGGCGGATTGTCATGGGGTCAAGGTCACATGAAACTTCCTCATCAG ATGAACTTCCTCGAAGATCTGCGTCGTGCGGTAGATGCTCAAACGGGCCTGGCAGCGGCGCTCAGCACCTGGAACTAA
- the LOC123137435 gene encoding uncharacterized protein isoform X2 — protein MADSNPDSIKRYTPPVHRNRANNRRKAGDRAEKANYSYNNDGEKSHVPSLKNLPPIIHHDAFVSNAQNDYSHARLIPLEGCSASEASQLLSERWAAAMNMYNDPNDSPDKPVMYAGSGGLSWGQGHMKLPHQMNFLEDLRRAVDAQTGLAAALSTWN, from the exons ATGGCGGATAGCAACCCGGACAGCATCAAGAGATACACGCCTCCCGTGCACAG GAATCGTGCAAACAATCGCCGCAAGGCTGGAG ATAGGGCTGAGAAAGCCAACTATTCATACAACAATGATGGAGAGAAGAGCCATGTTCCTTCACTAAAGAACCTTCCTCCAATTATCCATCATGATGCGTTTGTCAGCAATGCTCAAAATGATTACAGTCATGCCAGATTAATACCATTGGAAGGATGTTCTGCCAGTGAGGCTTCACAGCTTCTCAGTGAAC GTTGGGCTGCTGCAATGAACATGTATAATGACCCAAATGATTCCCCTG ATAAACCAGTGATGTACGCTGGATCTGGCGGATTGTCATGGGGTCAAGGTCACATGAAACTTCCTCATCAG ATGAACTTCCTCGAAGATCTGCGTCGTGCGGTAGATGCTCAAACGGGCCTGGCAGCGGCGCTCAGCACCTGGAACTAA
- the LOC123137435 gene encoding uncharacterized protein isoform X3, whose amino-acid sequence MADSNPDSIKRYTPPVHRNRANNRRKAGADRAEKANYSYNNDGEKSHVPSLKNLPPIIHHDAFVSNAQNDYSHARLIPLEGCSASEASQLLSERWAAAMNMYNDPNDSPDKPVMYAGSGGLSWGQGHMKLPHQYR is encoded by the exons ATGGCGGATAGCAACCCGGACAGCATCAAGAGATACACGCCTCCCGTGCACAG GAATCGTGCAAACAATCGCCGCAAGGCTGGAG CAGATAGGGCTGAGAAAGCCAACTATTCATACAACAATGATGGAGAGAAGAGCCATGTTCCTTCACTAAAGAACCTTCCTCCAATTATCCATCATGATGCGTTTGTCAGCAATGCTCAAAATGATTACAGTCATGCCAGATTAATACCATTGGAAGGATGTTCTGCCAGTGAGGCTTCACAGCTTCTCAGTGAAC GTTGGGCTGCTGCAATGAACATGTATAATGACCCAAATGATTCCCCTG ATAAACCAGTGATGTACGCTGGATCTGGCGGATTGTCATGGGGTCAAGGTCACATGAAACTTCCTCATCAG TATAGATGA
- the LOC123137435 gene encoding uncharacterized protein isoform X4, which produces MADSNPDSIKRYTPPVHRNRANNRRKAGDRAEKANYSYNNDGEKSHVPSLKNLPPIIHHDAFVSNAQNDYSHARLIPLEGCSASEASQLLSERWAAAMNMYNDPNDSPDKPVMYAGSGGLSWGQGHMKLPHQYR; this is translated from the exons ATGGCGGATAGCAACCCGGACAGCATCAAGAGATACACGCCTCCCGTGCACAG GAATCGTGCAAACAATCGCCGCAAGGCTGGAG ATAGGGCTGAGAAAGCCAACTATTCATACAACAATGATGGAGAGAAGAGCCATGTTCCTTCACTAAAGAACCTTCCTCCAATTATCCATCATGATGCGTTTGTCAGCAATGCTCAAAATGATTACAGTCATGCCAGATTAATACCATTGGAAGGATGTTCTGCCAGTGAGGCTTCACAGCTTCTCAGTGAAC GTTGGGCTGCTGCAATGAACATGTATAATGACCCAAATGATTCCCCTG ATAAACCAGTGATGTACGCTGGATCTGGCGGATTGTCATGGGGTCAAGGTCACATGAAACTTCCTCATCAG TATAGATGA